One stretch of Manis pentadactyla isolate mManPen7 chromosome 10, mManPen7.hap1, whole genome shotgun sequence DNA includes these proteins:
- the ITPRIPL2 gene encoding inositol 1,4,5-trisphosphate receptor-interacting protein-like 2 isoform X2, producing MSGHYTLNLRVFWPLVTGLCTALVCLYHVLRGSGGARAETPDGADGGFPLLKVAVLLLLGYILLRCRHAVRQRFLPASPRLGRHSTFSPRHFREPSLGILLESYYEHEVRLSPHVLGHSKAHVSRIVGELVRAGRVRVSPGPIPGGALALAFRGDFIQVGSAYEQHKIRRPDGFDVLVPLRLPPLVALEPRSLGAEPALAPAFHGCFVCALKVPPGASGGPWLRDCKPFTDGFCVDVRGRRHLSATLVLRWFQSHLQRSLATVRYSLEGRCRVSLTPGGLEQPPTLHILPCRTDYGCCRLSMAVRLIPAVHVGDGVFLVAPPPSPLPIGPLSELPGGLRADALWGVNTARQEQKLLGCLQERAPPGACYLKCLQLLKALRDLGARGLDPTAATQWGRILSSYTLKSVVLAGLQHEGPPAQGWTEVHLGERLEELVQFLRDCLLRRQTLFHCVLGPGGAAAEPGPREKAVGKMTQPFCHETPFRNSY from the exons ATGTCAGGGCATTACACCCTCAATCTGCGCGTCTTCTGGCCTCTGGTGACCGGCCTGTGCACTGCCCTCGTGTGCCTCTACCATGTCCTGCGAGGAAGCGGGGGAGCCCGGGCCGAGACCCCCGACGGTGCGGACGGAGGCTTCCCGCTGCTCAAGGTGGCTGTCTTGCTTCTCCTCGGCTACATCCTTCTGCGCTGTCGCCACGCTGTCCGGCAGCGTTTCCTGCCCGCGTCTCCGCGTCTGGGGAGGCACTCTACCTTCTCTCCTAGACACTTCCGAGAGCCAAGCCTTGGCATCTTGCTGGAGAGTTACTACGAGCACGAGGTGCGTCTGTCACCACACGTGCTAGGCCACAGCAAGGCACACGTGAGCCGTATAGTGGGCGAGCTGGTGCGGGCTGGCCGCGTCCGGGTGTCCCCAGGCCCCATCCCCGGTGGAGCGCTGGCCTTGGCCTTCCGAGGAGACTTCATCCAGGTGGGCAGCGCCTACGAGCAACATAAAATCCGCCGACCAGACGGCTTCGACGTACTGGTGCCGTTGCGCCTCCCACCGCTGGTGGCGCTGGAGCCGCGGAGCCTGGGTGCCGAGCCCGCGCTGGCCCCCGCCTTCCATGGCTGCTTCGTGTGCGCACTCAAGGTGCCTCCCGGAGCCTCCGGGGGTCCCTGGCTCCGGGACTGCAAACCCTTCACCGACGGCTTCTGCGTGGACGTGCGCGGGCGGCGCCATCTCTCCGCCACACTGGTGCTGCGCTGGTTTCAGTCGCACCTGCAGCGCTCCCTGGCCACTGTGCGCTACAGCCTGGAGGGGCGCTGTCGAGTCAGCCTGACCCCCGGGGGCCTGGAGCAGCCGCCCACCCTGCACATTCTGCCCTGCCGCACCGATTACGGCTGCTGCCGCCTTTCCATGGCCGTGCGTCTCATCCCTGCGGTCCATGTGGGCGACGGTGTCTTTCTTGTGGCGCCACCACCGTCACCCTTGCCAATCGGGCCCCTGTCGGAGCTCCCCGGAGGCCTCCGGGCGGACGCACTGTGGGGCGTGAACACAGCACGCCAGGAGCAGAAACTGCTGGGCTGCCTGCAGGAACGGGCTCCTCCTGGTGCCTGCTACCTCAAGTGCCTGCAGCTGCTGAAAGCTCTGCGAGACCTCGGTGCCCGCGGGCTGGACCCAACGGCAGCCACGCAGTGGGGGCGAATCCTGTCCTCATACACGCTCAAGAGCGTAGTGCTGGCAGGGCTGCAGCACGAGGGGCCTCCTGCACAAGGCTGGACTGAGGTGCACCTGGGCGAGCGCTTGGAAGAGTTAGTGCAGTTCCTTAGGGACTGCCTGCTGCGACGCCAGACCCTCTTCCACTGCGTGCTGGGCCCTGGTGGGGCTGCCGCTGAG CCAGGGCCCAGAGAAAAAGCTGTGGGGAAGATGACTCAGCCGTTTTGCCACGAGACACCCTTCAGGAACTCCTACTGA
- the ITPRIPL2 gene encoding inositol 1,4,5-trisphosphate receptor-interacting protein-like 2 isoform X3, protein MSGHYTLNLRVFWPLVTGLCTALVCLYHVLRGSGGARAETPDGADGGFPLLKVAVLLLLGYILLRCRHAVRQRFLPASPRLGRHSTFSPRHFREPSLGILLESYYEHEVRLSPHVLGHSKAHVSRIVGELVRAGRVRVSPGPIPGGALALAFRGDFIQVGSAYEQHKIRRPDGFDVLVPLRLPPLVALEPRSLGAEPALAPAFHGCFVCALKVPPGASGGPWLRDCKPFTDGFCVDVRGRRHLSATLVLRWFQSHLQRSLATVRYSLEGRCRVSLTPGGLEQPPTLHILPCRTDYGCCRLSMAVRLIPAVHVGDGVFLVAPPPSPLPIGPLSELPGGLRADALWGVNTARQEQKLLGCLQERAPPGACYLKCLQLLKALRDLGARGLDPTAATQWGRILSSYTLKSVVLAGLQHEGPPAQGWTEVHLGERLEELVQFLRDCLLRRQTLFHCVLGPGGAAAEVFS, encoded by the coding sequence ATGTCAGGGCATTACACCCTCAATCTGCGCGTCTTCTGGCCTCTGGTGACCGGCCTGTGCACTGCCCTCGTGTGCCTCTACCATGTCCTGCGAGGAAGCGGGGGAGCCCGGGCCGAGACCCCCGACGGTGCGGACGGAGGCTTCCCGCTGCTCAAGGTGGCTGTCTTGCTTCTCCTCGGCTACATCCTTCTGCGCTGTCGCCACGCTGTCCGGCAGCGTTTCCTGCCCGCGTCTCCGCGTCTGGGGAGGCACTCTACCTTCTCTCCTAGACACTTCCGAGAGCCAAGCCTTGGCATCTTGCTGGAGAGTTACTACGAGCACGAGGTGCGTCTGTCACCACACGTGCTAGGCCACAGCAAGGCACACGTGAGCCGTATAGTGGGCGAGCTGGTGCGGGCTGGCCGCGTCCGGGTGTCCCCAGGCCCCATCCCCGGTGGAGCGCTGGCCTTGGCCTTCCGAGGAGACTTCATCCAGGTGGGCAGCGCCTACGAGCAACATAAAATCCGCCGACCAGACGGCTTCGACGTACTGGTGCCGTTGCGCCTCCCACCGCTGGTGGCGCTGGAGCCGCGGAGCCTGGGTGCCGAGCCCGCGCTGGCCCCCGCCTTCCATGGCTGCTTCGTGTGCGCACTCAAGGTGCCTCCCGGAGCCTCCGGGGGTCCCTGGCTCCGGGACTGCAAACCCTTCACCGACGGCTTCTGCGTGGACGTGCGCGGGCGGCGCCATCTCTCCGCCACACTGGTGCTGCGCTGGTTTCAGTCGCACCTGCAGCGCTCCCTGGCCACTGTGCGCTACAGCCTGGAGGGGCGCTGTCGAGTCAGCCTGACCCCCGGGGGCCTGGAGCAGCCGCCCACCCTGCACATTCTGCCCTGCCGCACCGATTACGGCTGCTGCCGCCTTTCCATGGCCGTGCGTCTCATCCCTGCGGTCCATGTGGGCGACGGTGTCTTTCTTGTGGCGCCACCACCGTCACCCTTGCCAATCGGGCCCCTGTCGGAGCTCCCCGGAGGCCTCCGGGCGGACGCACTGTGGGGCGTGAACACAGCACGCCAGGAGCAGAAACTGCTGGGCTGCCTGCAGGAACGGGCTCCTCCTGGTGCCTGCTACCTCAAGTGCCTGCAGCTGCTGAAAGCTCTGCGAGACCTCGGTGCCCGCGGGCTGGACCCAACGGCAGCCACGCAGTGGGGGCGAATCCTGTCCTCATACACGCTCAAGAGCGTAGTGCTGGCAGGGCTGCAGCACGAGGGGCCTCCTGCACAAGGCTGGACTGAGGTGCACCTGGGCGAGCGCTTGGAAGAGTTAGTGCAGTTCCTTAGGGACTGCCTGCTGCGACGCCAGACCCTCTTCCACTGCGTGCTGGGCCCTGGTGGGGCTGCCGCTGAG
- the ITPRIPL2 gene encoding inositol 1,4,5-trisphosphate receptor-interacting protein-like 2 isoform X1 encodes MSGHYTLNLRVFWPLVTGLCTALVCLYHVLRGSGGARAETPDGADGGFPLLKVAVLLLLGYILLRCRHAVRQRFLPASPRLGRHSTFSPRHFREPSLGILLESYYEHEVRLSPHVLGHSKAHVSRIVGELVRAGRVRVSPGPIPGGALALAFRGDFIQVGSAYEQHKIRRPDGFDVLVPLRLPPLVALEPRSLGAEPALAPAFHGCFVCALKVPPGASGGPWLRDCKPFTDGFCVDVRGRRHLSATLVLRWFQSHLQRSLATVRYSLEGRCRVSLTPGGLEQPPTLHILPCRTDYGCCRLSMAVRLIPAVHVGDGVFLVAPPPSPLPIGPLSELPGGLRADALWGVNTARQEQKLLGCLQERAPPGACYLKCLQLLKALRDLGARGLDPTAATQWGRILSSYTLKSVVLAGLQHEGPPAQGWTEVHLGERLEELVQFLRDCLLRRQTLFHCVLGPGGAAAEVGPLPKVLREAAPVDLLAAFDRQARELAAARLLSTWRRLPQLLRAYGGPRYLARCPQPRGPRVQGFPEDEP; translated from the coding sequence ATGTCAGGGCATTACACCCTCAATCTGCGCGTCTTCTGGCCTCTGGTGACCGGCCTGTGCACTGCCCTCGTGTGCCTCTACCATGTCCTGCGAGGAAGCGGGGGAGCCCGGGCCGAGACCCCCGACGGTGCGGACGGAGGCTTCCCGCTGCTCAAGGTGGCTGTCTTGCTTCTCCTCGGCTACATCCTTCTGCGCTGTCGCCACGCTGTCCGGCAGCGTTTCCTGCCCGCGTCTCCGCGTCTGGGGAGGCACTCTACCTTCTCTCCTAGACACTTCCGAGAGCCAAGCCTTGGCATCTTGCTGGAGAGTTACTACGAGCACGAGGTGCGTCTGTCACCACACGTGCTAGGCCACAGCAAGGCACACGTGAGCCGTATAGTGGGCGAGCTGGTGCGGGCTGGCCGCGTCCGGGTGTCCCCAGGCCCCATCCCCGGTGGAGCGCTGGCCTTGGCCTTCCGAGGAGACTTCATCCAGGTGGGCAGCGCCTACGAGCAACATAAAATCCGCCGACCAGACGGCTTCGACGTACTGGTGCCGTTGCGCCTCCCACCGCTGGTGGCGCTGGAGCCGCGGAGCCTGGGTGCCGAGCCCGCGCTGGCCCCCGCCTTCCATGGCTGCTTCGTGTGCGCACTCAAGGTGCCTCCCGGAGCCTCCGGGGGTCCCTGGCTCCGGGACTGCAAACCCTTCACCGACGGCTTCTGCGTGGACGTGCGCGGGCGGCGCCATCTCTCCGCCACACTGGTGCTGCGCTGGTTTCAGTCGCACCTGCAGCGCTCCCTGGCCACTGTGCGCTACAGCCTGGAGGGGCGCTGTCGAGTCAGCCTGACCCCCGGGGGCCTGGAGCAGCCGCCCACCCTGCACATTCTGCCCTGCCGCACCGATTACGGCTGCTGCCGCCTTTCCATGGCCGTGCGTCTCATCCCTGCGGTCCATGTGGGCGACGGTGTCTTTCTTGTGGCGCCACCACCGTCACCCTTGCCAATCGGGCCCCTGTCGGAGCTCCCCGGAGGCCTCCGGGCGGACGCACTGTGGGGCGTGAACACAGCACGCCAGGAGCAGAAACTGCTGGGCTGCCTGCAGGAACGGGCTCCTCCTGGTGCCTGCTACCTCAAGTGCCTGCAGCTGCTGAAAGCTCTGCGAGACCTCGGTGCCCGCGGGCTGGACCCAACGGCAGCCACGCAGTGGGGGCGAATCCTGTCCTCATACACGCTCAAGAGCGTAGTGCTGGCAGGGCTGCAGCACGAGGGGCCTCCTGCACAAGGCTGGACTGAGGTGCACCTGGGCGAGCGCTTGGAAGAGTTAGTGCAGTTCCTTAGGGACTGCCTGCTGCGACGCCAGACCCTCTTCCACTGCGTGCTGGGCCCTGGTGGGGCTGCCGCTGAGGTGGGCCCACTGCCCAAGGTACTGCGTGAAGCTGCCCCAGTTGACCTCCTGGCTGCTTTCGATCGGCAGGCGCGGGAACTTGCGGCCGCGCGATTGCTGTCCACGTGGAGAAGGCTGCCCCAGCTTCTCCGAGCCTATGGGGGTCCCCGCTACCTGGCCAGGTGCCCCCAACCCCGGGGTCCGCGCGTCCAGGGCTTCCCTGAAGATGAACCGTAA